One window of the Bombus affinis isolate iyBomAffi1 chromosome 10, iyBomAffi1.2, whole genome shotgun sequence genome contains the following:
- the LOC126920895 gene encoding collagen alpha-5(IV) chain-like isoform X6 yields the protein MLGRVRAAFFSLVIATSLLQYTQQQGSRQSREVILNISDEQKIQYLNQDFYSNAYNYGYEVSPNGQFHHEVRGPDDITYGCYGYIDPFGKLKTTFYISDGWGYRVVQPGNSVELFLHEHEHHHEDDTGQHHQEHDDHHDHHGVITEWANLYFPEICRQFDGTGSGSNVIPIPGYPGMPEKPSQPGYPGKPGTPGIPGTPGTPGQPGYPGTPPQPGYPGTPGTPGTPGTPGYPGTPPQPGYPGKPGTPGTPGTPGTPGTPGQPGYPGTPPQPGYPGKPGTPGTPGTPGTPGQPGYPGTPPQPGYPGKPGTPGTPGTPGTPGQPGYPGTPPQPGYPGKPGTPGTPGTPGTPGTPGQPGYPGTPPQPGYPGTPGIPGTPGTPGYPGTPPQPGYPGKPGTPGTPGTPGTPGQPGYPGTPPQPGYPGEPGTPGTPGTPGTPGQPGYPGTPPQPGYPGKPGTPGTPGTPGTPGQPGYPGTPPQPGYPGTPGIPGTPGTPGYPGTPPQPGYPGKPGTPGTPGTPGTPGSPGQPGYPEKPPQPGYPGKPGAPGTPGTPGTPGKPGYPGKPPQPGYPGKPGTPGTPGTPGTPGQPGYPGTPPQPGYPGTPGIPGTPGTPGTPPQPGYPGTPPQPGYPGTPGTPGTPGTPGTPPQPGYPGKPGTPGTPGTPGTPGQPGYPGTPPQPGYPGTPGTPGTPGTPGTPGQPGYPGTPPQHGYPGTPGTPGTPGTPGKPPQPGYPGKPGTPGTPGTPGTPGQPGYPGTPPQPGYPGTPGTPGTPGTPGTPPQPGYPGKPGTPGTPGQPGYPGTPSQPGYPGTPGTPGYPGKPGTPGTPDTPGTPGQPGFPGIPPQPGYPGTPGIPGGPAHPGYPGTPGIPGKPGKPGKPGKPGKPGKPGVPAIPEQPPYPGSSETPETPGIPYPPPYPPSPEYPVSPGSPGAPGLPGIPGIPGKPGRPGKPGKPAKPSKPGHPSHPGYPGSPGSPGSPGHPGSPGTPGHPGTPGTPGTPGIPGTPPIPPRPGYPGIPGTPGIPGTPGTPPIPPQPGYPGIPGTPGIPGTPGTPPIPPQPGYPGIPGTPGIPGTPGTPPIPPQPGYPGIPGTPGIPGTPGTPPIPPQPGYPGIPGTPGIPGTPGTPPIPPQPGYPGIPGTPGIPGTPGTPPIPPQPGYPGIPGTPGIPGTPGTPPIPPQPGYPGIPGTPGIPGTPGTPPIPPQPGYPGTPGTPGTPGIPGIPGKPGKPGKPGRPGKPGVPPVPPQPGYPGTPPYPEIPGKPGKPGHHGHPGSSTPDQPPYPPYPGYPPGHEGPIGGVGPDGPNGPWPNGPDGPQGPSGPGGPGGPGGPGGPEGGIGGVGGIGGDGPPGPDGPWPTGSPGPDGPWPGDPDYVPGAHPTIRPHYEGPIKIQYPIKYYEPTTPTSYVYPLYGQKQVERLTSNSKFELKYFNNETSKEGYEKNVESTTFTYPSKISGPIGVKDTYIDSQFGNRSQRPGYQTGQVNQNADEINSLLQTQRKELRKYTEQEDQSNYEDLKKIVSQIPQTVYDEVGPTTSEKYSSRERLQQSSRENRKYPQQVTKLSEPVIRIETSPEENTAALIKQVNQLSEKSSEPNFEFAAIGVQPPNPINIKPYEQSVGPDPETCPCYLVEPGNDTVTTTSTTSIPLIGQLGFIPVVFVPYCPGNDETDSENMKDMFPSAMPVPYACDTCGLQTGKIETKLLSVNQLGNIENLREALRQAKLGFLNVSARRRTERRGAKSRHVK from the exons GTGATTGCCACATCTCTGTTGCAATACACACAGCAACAAGGAAGTAGGCAGAGTAGAGAAGTAATATTGAACATCAGTGACGAGCAGAAAATTCAATACCTAAATCAAGATTTCTATTCGA ATGCATATAATTATGGCTATGAAGTAAGTCCCAACGGACAATTTCATCACGAGGTACGCGGTCCAGACGACATCACGTATGGATGCTATGGATATATTGATCCATTTGGAAAGCTGAAAACAACGTTCTACATCAGCGATGGTTGGGGATATCGAGTTGTTCAACCAGGAAACTCGGTTGAATTGTTCCTTCATGAACACGAACATCACCACGAAGATGACACAGGACAACATCATCAGGAACATGATGATCATCACGATCATCATGGGGTGATTACAGAATGGGCAAATTTGTATTTCCCAGAAATATGTAGACAATTCGATGGAACAGGTTCCGGATCAAACGTCATACCAATACCAG GATATCCTGGAATGCCGGAAAAACCATCACAACCAGGATATCCAGGCAAACCAGGAACTCCTGGTATACCTGGCACACCAGGAACGCCAGGACAACCCGGCTATCCTGGAACACCACCACAACCTGGATACCCAGGAACGCCTGGAACACCAG GTACACCGGGAACACCGGGATATCCTGGAACACCACCCCAACCCGGATATCCAGGCAAACCCGGAACACCTGGCACTC CTGGCACCCCTGGCACACCTGGAACGCCAGGACAACCCGGCTATCCTGGAACAC CACCACAACCCGGATACCCAGGCAAACCCGGAACACCTGGTACACCCGGAACACCAGGAACGCCAGGACAACCCGGCTATCCTGGAACACCACCACAAC CTGGATACCCAGGCAAACCCGGAACACCTGGCACCCCTGGCACACCTGGAACGCCAGGACAACCCGGCTATCCTGGAACACCACCACAACCCGGATACCCAGGCAAACCCGGAACACCTGGCACACCTGGCACACCAGGCACAC CAGGAACGCCAGGACAACCCGGCTATCCTGGAACACCACCACAACCTGGATACCCAGGCACGCCTGGAATACCAGGTACACCGGGAACACCGGGATATCCTGGAACACCACCCCAACCTGGATATCCAGGCAAACCCGGAACACCTGGCACTCCTGGCACAC CTGGAACGCCAGGACAACCCGGCTATCCTGGAACACCACCACAACCCGGATACCCAGGCGAACCCGGAACACCCGGTACACCCGGAACACCAGGAACGCCAGGACAACCCGGCTATCCTGGAACACCACCACAACCCGGATACCCAGGCAAACCCGGAACACCCGGTACACCCGGAACACCAGGAACGCCAGGACAACCCGGCTATCCTGGAACACCACCACAACCTGGATACCCAGGCACGCCTGGAATACCAGGTACACCGGGAACACCGGGATATCCTGGAACACCACCCCAACCTGGATATCCAGGCAAACCCGGAACACCTGGCACTC CTGGCACGCCTGGTACACCAGGATCACCAGGACAACCTGGCTATCCTGAAAAACCACCTCAGCCGGGATACCCAGGCAAACCTGGAGCACCTGGTACCCCTGGTACGCCCGGAACGCCAGGAAAACCCGGCTACCCCGGAAAACCGCCGCAGCCTGGATACCCAGGCAAACCCGGAACACCTGGCACTCCAGGCACACCTGGAACGCCAGGACAACCCGGCTATCCTGGAACACCACCCCAACCTGGATATCCAGGCACACCTGGAATAC CTGGCACTCCTGGCACACCCGGAACACCACCTCAAC CTGGTTATCCTGGAACGCCACCTCAACCTGGATATCCTGGCACACCTGGAACACCTGGCACTCCTGGCACACCCGGAACACCACCTCAGCCTGGATATCCAGGCAAGCCTGGCACACCTGGAACGCCTGGTACACCCGGAACGCCAGGGCAACCTGGCTACCCTGGAACACCGCCGCAACCTGGATACCCGGGCACACCTGGAACGCCTGGAACTCCTGGCACACCCGGAACGCCTGGGCAAC CTGGTTATCCTGGAACGCCACCTCAACATGGATATCCTGGCACACCTGGAACACCTGGCACTCCTGGCACACCCGGAAAACCACCTCAGCCTGGATATCCAGGCAAGCCTGGCACACCTGGAACGCCTGGTACACCCGGAACGCCAGGGCAACCTGGCTACCCTGGAACACCGCCGCAACCTGGATACCCGGGCACACCTGGAACGCCTGGCACTCCTGGCACACCCGGAACACCACCTCAGCCTGGATACCCAGGCAAGCCTGGCACACCCGGAACGCCTGGGCAACCTGGCTACCCTGGAACACCATCGCAACCTGGATACCCGGGCACACCTGGAACGCCTGGATACCCAGGCAAGCCTGGCACACCTGGCACTCCTGACACAC CCGGAACGCCAGGGCAACCCGGATTCCCCGGAATACCACCTCAACCTGGATACCCCGGAACGCCTGGAATACCCGGTGGCCCAGCGCATCCAGGTTATCCTGGTACACCAGGAATTCCGGGCAAACCTGGGAAACCTGGGAAACCGGGGAAACCTGGTAAACCTGGGAAACCTGGCGTCCCAGCAATTCCAGAACAACCACCATATCCTGGTTCATCCGAAACTCCAGAAACTCCCGGCATACCATATCCACCGCCATATCCACCATCTCCTGAATATCCCGTCTCCCCTGGTAGTCCAGGGGCTCCCGGATTGCCTGGAATACCCGGAATACCAGGTAAACCTGGCAGACCTGGCAAACCTGGCAAACCTGCCAAACCAAGCAAACCTGGACATCCATCACATCCTGGTTACCCTGGAAGTCCCGGTTCACCAGGTAGTCCGGGTCATCCTGGTTCTCCTGGTACGCCAGGACATCCTGGCACTCCCGGGACACCAGGAACTCCTGGAATACCCGGCACACCACCAATACCTCCACGTCCAGGTTATCCCGGCATCCCTGGTACACCGGGAATTCCCGGAACACCCGGAACTCCACCAATACCTCCACAGCCAG GTTATCCCGGCATCCCTGGTACACCAGGAATTCCCGGAACACCCGGAACTCCACCAATACCTCCACAGCCAGGTTATCCCGGCATCCCTGGTACACCAGGAATTCCCGGAACACCCGGAACTCCACCAATAC CTCCACAGCCAGGTTATCCCGGCATCCCTGGTACACCAGGAATTCCCGGAACACCCGGAACTCCACCAATACCTCCACAGCCAGGTTATCCCGGCATCCCTGGTACACCAGGAATTCCCGGAACTCCCGGAACTCCACCAATACCTCCTCAGCCAGGTTATCCCGGCATCCCTGGTACACCAGGAATTCCCGGAACACCCGGAACTCCACCAATACCTCCACAGCCAGGTTATCCCGGCATCCCTGGTACACCAGGAATTCCCGGAACACCCGGAACTCCACCAATACCTCCACAGCCAGGTTATCCCGGCATCCCTGGTACACCGGGAATTCCCGGAACACCCGGAACTCCACCAATACCTCCACAACCAGGTTATCCCGGTACCCCCGGTACGCCAGGAACTCCTGGAATACCAGGTATACCTGGAAAACCTGGTAAACCTGGCAAGCCGGGCAGGCCAGGAAAACCTGGGGTTCCACCTGTCCCACCACAACCAGGATACCCTGGAACACCGCCATATCCAGAGATCCCTGGAAAGCCTGGGAAACCTGGACATCATGGACATCCCGGATCATCAACCCCAG ATCAGCCTCCATATCCCCCATATCCAGGATATCCTCCCGGGCATGAAGGCCCAATTGGTGGTGTAGGTCCAGATGGTCCCAATGGCCCATGGCCCAATGGTCCGGATGGTCCTCAAGGACCAAGTGGTCCAGGTGGACCAGGCGGACCAGGCGGGCCAGGTGGCCCTGAAGGTGGAATTGGAGGAGTAGGAGGTATAGGTGGCGATGGACCTCCTGGTCCAGATGGTCCATGGCCGACAGGTTCGCCCGGTCCAGATGGGCCATGGCCTGGTGATCCCGACTACGTGCCTGGAGCTCACCCAACAATTCGTCCACACTACGAAGGGCCAATTAAGATTCAATATCCCATTAAGTATTACGAACCTACGACGCCGACCTCTTATGTTTATCCGTTGTATGGACAGAAGCAAGTAGAACGGTTAACCTCTAACTCTAAGTTcgaattgaaatatttcaataatgaaACTTCGAAGGAAGGCTACGAAAAGAACGTCGAATCTACAACGTTTACATATCCAAGCAAAATAAGCGGTCCCATAGGAGTGAAGGATACATATATAGACTCGCAGTTTGGAAATCGATCCCAGAGACCCGGCTATCAGACAGGACAAGTGAACCAAAATGCGGACGAAATTAATTCCTTGCTGCAAACGCAACGAAAGGAATTGCGTAAATACACAGAACAGGAAGACCAAAGTAACTACGAAGATCTTAAGAAAATTGTATCGCAAATTCCTCAAACTGTTTACGACGAAGTAGGTCCTACCACTAGTGAGAAATACTCCAGCCGAGAGAGATTGCAACAGAGCTCTCGCGAGAATCGTAAATATCCCCAACAAGTGACGAAATTGAGCGAACCGGTGATTCGAATAGAAACGAGCCCCGAAGAAAATACTGCCGCGCTTATCAAACAGGTAAACCAATTATCTGAAAAATCTAGCGAACCGAACTTCGAGTTCGCTGCGATCGGTGTTCAGCCACCGAATCCGATCAATATCAAGCCCTACGAGCAGTCTGTAGGGCCAGACCCTGAAACCTGTCCCTGTTACCTTGTCGAGCCTGGAAACGATACAGTCACAACCACGAGCACGACATCCATTCCTCTCATTGGTCAGCTTGGCTTCATTCCAGTAGTATTTGTACCATACTGTCCGGGCAACGACGAGACGGACAGCGAAAACATGAAAGACATGTTCCCCTCTGCAATGCCTGTCCCATATGCATGCGACACGTGCGGTTTGCAAACCGGAAAAATCGAAACGAAGCTTCTCAGCGTGAATCAGCTTGGCAATATAGAGAATCTTCGCGAGGCCTTGCGGCAAGCAAAACTTGGCTTTTTAAATGTTTCAGCACGGCGTCGGACGGAAAGGAGGGGGGCGAAGAGTCGGCACGTCAAGTGA
- the LOC126920895 gene encoding collagen alpha-5(IV) chain-like isoform X29 — translation MLGRVRAAFFSLVIATSLLQYTQQQGSRQSREVILNISDEQKIQYLNQDFYSNAYNYGYEVSPNGQFHHEVRGPDDITYGCYGYIDPFGKLKTTFYISDGWGYRVVQPGNSVELFLHEHEHHHEDDTGQHHQEHDDHHDHHGVITEWANLYFPEICRQFDGTGSGSNVIPIPGYPGMPEKPSQPGYPGKPGTPGIPGTPGTPGQPGYPGTPPQPGYPGTPGTPGTPGTPGQPGYPGTPPQPGYPGKPGTPGTPGTPGTPGQPGYPGTPPQPGYPGKPGTPGTPGTPGTPGQPGYPGTPPQPGYPGEPGTPGTPGTPGTPGQPGYPGTPPQPGYPGKPGTPGTPGTPGTPGQPGYPGTPPQPGYPGTPGIPGTPGTPGYPGTPPQPGYPGKPGTPGTPGTPGTPGSPGQPGYPEKPPQPGYPGKPGAPGTPGTPGTPGKPGYPGKPPQPGYPGKPGTPGTPGTPGTPGQPGYPGTPPQPGYPGTPGIPGTPGTPGTPPQPGYPGTPPQPGYPGTPGTPGTPGTPGTPPQPGYPGKPGTPGTPGTPGTPGQPGYPGTPPQPGYPGTPGTPGTPGTPGTPGQPGYPGTPPQHGYPGTPGTPGTPGTPGKPPQPGYPGKPGTPGTPGTPGTPGQPGYPGTPPQPGYPGTPGTPGTPGTPGTPPQPGYPGKPGTPGTPGQPGYPGTPSQPGYPGTPGTPGYPGKPGTPGTPDTPGTPGQPGFPGIPPQPGYPGTPGIPGGPAHPGYPGTPGIPGKPGKPGKPGKPGKPGKPGVPAIPEQPPYPGSSETPETPGIPYPPPYPPSPEYPVSPGSPGAPGLPGIPGIPGKPGRPGKPGKPAKPSKPGHPSHPGYPGSPGSPGSPGHPGSPGTPGHPGTPGTPGTPGIPGTPPIPPRPGYPGIPGTPGIPGTPGTPPIPPQPGYPGIPGTPGIPGTPGTPPIPPQPGYPGIPGTPGIPGTPGTPPIPPQPGYPGIPGTPGIPGTPGTPPIPPQPGYPGIPGTPGIPGTPGTPPIPPQPGYPGIPGTPGIPGTPGTPPIPPQPGYPGIPGTPGIPGTPGTPPIPPQPGYPGIPGTPGIPGTPGTPPIPPQPGYPGTPGTPGTPGIPGIPGKPGKPGKPGRPGKPGVPPVPPQPGYPGTPPYPEIPGKPGKPGHHGHPGSSTPDQPPYPPYPGYPPGHEGPIGGVGPDGPNGPWPNGPDGPQGPSGPGGPGGPGGPGGPEGGIGGVGGIGGDGPPGPDGPWPTGSPGPDGPWPGDPDYVPGAHPTIRPHYEGPIKIQYPIKYYEPTTPTSYVYPLYGQKQVERLTSNSKFELKYFNNETSKEGYEKNVESTTFTYPSKISGPIGVKDTYIDSQFGNRSQRPGYQTGQVNQNADEINSLLQTQRKELRKYTEQEDQSNYEDLKKIVSQIPQTVYDEVGPTTSEKYSSRERLQQSSRENRKYPQQVTKLSEPVIRIETSPEENTAALIKQVNQLSEKSSEPNFEFAAIGVQPPNPINIKPYEQSVGPDPETCPCYLVEPGNDTVTTTSTTSIPLIGQLGFIPVVFVPYCPGNDETDSENMKDMFPSAMPVPYACDTCGLQTGKIETKLLSVNQLGNIENLREALRQAKLGFLNVSARRRTERRGAKSRHVK, via the exons GTGATTGCCACATCTCTGTTGCAATACACACAGCAACAAGGAAGTAGGCAGAGTAGAGAAGTAATATTGAACATCAGTGACGAGCAGAAAATTCAATACCTAAATCAAGATTTCTATTCGA ATGCATATAATTATGGCTATGAAGTAAGTCCCAACGGACAATTTCATCACGAGGTACGCGGTCCAGACGACATCACGTATGGATGCTATGGATATATTGATCCATTTGGAAAGCTGAAAACAACGTTCTACATCAGCGATGGTTGGGGATATCGAGTTGTTCAACCAGGAAACTCGGTTGAATTGTTCCTTCATGAACACGAACATCACCACGAAGATGACACAGGACAACATCATCAGGAACATGATGATCATCACGATCATCATGGGGTGATTACAGAATGGGCAAATTTGTATTTCCCAGAAATATGTAGACAATTCGATGGAACAGGTTCCGGATCAAACGTCATACCAATACCAG GATATCCTGGAATGCCGGAAAAACCATCACAACCAGGATATCCAGGCAAACCAGGAACTCCTGGTATACCTGGCACACCAGGAACGCCAGGACAACCCGGCTATCCTGGAACACCACCACAACCTGGATACCCAGGAACGCCTGGAACACCAGGTACACCGGGAACGCCAGGACAACCCGGCTATCCTGGAACACCACCACAACCCGGATACCCAGGCAAACCCGGAACACCTGGCACCCCTGGCACACCTGGAACGCCAGGACAACCCGGCTATCCTGGAACACCACCACAAC CCGGATACCCAGGCAAACCCGGAACAC CTGGCACACCAGGCACAC CTGGAACGCCAGGACAACCCGGCTATCCTGGAACACCACCACAACCCGGATACCCAGGCGAACCCGGAACACCCGGTACACCCGGAACACCAGGAACGCCAGGACAACCCGGCTATCCTGGAACACCACCACAACCCGGATACCCAGGCAAACCCGGAACACCCGGTACACCCGGAACACCAGGAACGCCAGGACAACCCGGCTATCCTGGAACACCACCACAACCTGGATACCCAGGCACGCCTGGAATACCAGGTACACCGGGAACACCGGGATATCCTGGAACACCACCCCAACCTGGATATCCAGGCAAACCCGGAACACCTGGCACTC CTGGCACGCCTGGTACACCAGGATCACCAGGACAACCTGGCTATCCTGAAAAACCACCTCAGCCGGGATACCCAGGCAAACCTGGAGCACCTGGTACCCCTGGTACGCCCGGAACGCCAGGAAAACCCGGCTACCCCGGAAAACCGCCGCAGCCTGGATACCCAGGCAAACCCGGAACACCTGGCACTCCAGGCACACCTGGAACGCCAGGACAACCCGGCTATCCTGGAACACCACCCCAACCTGGATATCCAGGCACACCTGGAATAC CTGGCACTCCTGGCACACCCGGAACACCACCTCAAC CTGGTTATCCTGGAACGCCACCTCAACCTGGATATCCTGGCACACCTGGAACACCTGGCACTCCTGGCACACCCGGAACACCACCTCAGCCTGGATATCCAGGCAAGCCTGGCACACCTGGAACGCCTGGTACACCCGGAACGCCAGGGCAACCTGGCTACCCTGGAACACCGCCGCAACCTGGATACCCGGGCACACCTGGAACGCCTGGAACTCCTGGCACACCCGGAACGCCTGGGCAAC CTGGTTATCCTGGAACGCCACCTCAACATGGATATCCTGGCACACCTGGAACACCTGGCACTCCTGGCACACCCGGAAAACCACCTCAGCCTGGATATCCAGGCAAGCCTGGCACACCTGGAACGCCTGGTACACCCGGAACGCCAGGGCAACCTGGCTACCCTGGAACACCGCCGCAACCTGGATACCCGGGCACACCTGGAACGCCTGGCACTCCTGGCACACCCGGAACACCACCTCAGCCTGGATACCCAGGCAAGCCTGGCACACCCGGAACGCCTGGGCAACCTGGCTACCCTGGAACACCATCGCAACCTGGATACCCGGGCACACCTGGAACGCCTGGATACCCAGGCAAGCCTGGCACACCTGGCACTCCTGACACAC CCGGAACGCCAGGGCAACCCGGATTCCCCGGAATACCACCTCAACCTGGATACCCCGGAACGCCTGGAATACCCGGTGGCCCAGCGCATCCAGGTTATCCTGGTACACCAGGAATTCCGGGCAAACCTGGGAAACCTGGGAAACCGGGGAAACCTGGTAAACCTGGGAAACCTGGCGTCCCAGCAATTCCAGAACAACCACCATATCCTGGTTCATCCGAAACTCCAGAAACTCCCGGCATACCATATCCACCGCCATATCCACCATCTCCTGAATATCCCGTCTCCCCTGGTAGTCCAGGGGCTCCCGGATTGCCTGGAATACCCGGAATACCAGGTAAACCTGGCAGACCTGGCAAACCTGGCAAACCTGCCAAACCAAGCAAACCTGGACATCCATCACATCCTGGTTACCCTGGAAGTCCCGGTTCACCAGGTAGTCCGGGTCATCCTGGTTCTCCTGGTACGCCAGGACATCCTGGCACTCCCGGGACACCAGGAACTCCTGGAATACCCGGCACACCACCAATACCTCCACGTCCAGGTTATCCCGGCATCCCTGGTACACCGGGAATTCCCGGAACACCCGGAACTCCACCAATACCTCCACAGCCAG GTTATCCCGGCATCCCTGGTACACCAGGAATTCCCGGAACACCCGGAACTCCACCAATACCTCCACAGCCAGGTTATCCCGGCATCCCTGGTACACCAGGAATTCCCGGAACACCCGGAACTCCACCAATAC CTCCACAGCCAGGTTATCCCGGCATCCCTGGTACACCAGGAATTCCCGGAACACCCGGAACTCCACCAATACCTCCACAGCCAGGTTATCCCGGCATCCCTGGTACACCAGGAATTCCCGGAACTCCCGGAACTCCACCAATACCTCCTCAGCCAGGTTATCCCGGCATCCCTGGTACACCAGGAATTCCCGGAACACCCGGAACTCCACCAATACCTCCACAGCCAGGTTATCCCGGCATCCCTGGTACACCAGGAATTCCCGGAACACCCGGAACTCCACCAATACCTCCACAGCCAGGTTATCCCGGCATCCCTGGTACACCGGGAATTCCCGGAACACCCGGAACTCCACCAATACCTCCACAACCAGGTTATCCCGGTACCCCCGGTACGCCAGGAACTCCTGGAATACCAGGTATACCTGGAAAACCTGGTAAACCTGGCAAGCCGGGCAGGCCAGGAAAACCTGGGGTTCCACCTGTCCCACCACAACCAGGATACCCTGGAACACCGCCATATCCAGAGATCCCTGGAAAGCCTGGGAAACCTGGACATCATGGACATCCCGGATCATCAACCCCAG ATCAGCCTCCATATCCCCCATATCCAGGATATCCTCCCGGGCATGAAGGCCCAATTGGTGGTGTAGGTCCAGATGGTCCCAATGGCCCATGGCCCAATGGTCCGGATGGTCCTCAAGGACCAAGTGGTCCAGGTGGACCAGGCGGACCAGGCGGGCCAGGTGGCCCTGAAGGTGGAATTGGAGGAGTAGGAGGTATAGGTGGCGATGGACCTCCTGGTCCAGATGGTCCATGGCCGACAGGTTCGCCCGGTCCAGATGGGCCATGGCCTGGTGATCCCGACTACGTGCCTGGAGCTCACCCAACAATTCGTCCACACTACGAAGGGCCAATTAAGATTCAATATCCCATTAAGTATTACGAACCTACGACGCCGACCTCTTATGTTTATCCGTTGTATGGACAGAAGCAAGTAGAACGGTTAACCTCTAACTCTAAGTTcgaattgaaatatttcaataatgaaACTTCGAAGGAAGGCTACGAAAAGAACGTCGAATCTACAACGTTTACATATCCAAGCAAAATAAGCGGTCCCATAGGAGTGAAGGATACATATATAGACTCGCAGTTTGGAAATCGATCCCAGAGACCCGGCTATCAGACAGGACAAGTGAACCAAAATGCGGACGAAATTAATTCCTTGCTGCAAACGCAACGAAAGGAATTGCGTAAATACACAGAACAGGAAGACCAAAGTAACTACGAAGATCTTAAGAAAATTGTATCGCAAATTCCTCAAACTGTTTACGACGAAGTAGGTCCTACCACTAGTGAGAAATACTCCAGCCGAGAGAGATTGCAACAGAGCTCTCGCGAGAATCGTAAATATCCCCAACAAGTGACGAAATTGAGCGAACCGGTGATTCGAATAGAAACGAGCCCCGAAGAAAATACTGCCGCGCTTATCAAACAGGTAAACCAATTATCTGAAAAATCTAGCGAACCGAACTTCGAGTTCGCTGCGATCGGTGTTCAGCCACCGAATCCGATCAATATCAAGCCCTACGAGCAGTCTGTAGGGCCAGACCCTGAAACCTGTCCCTGTTACCTTGTCGAGCCTGGAAACGATACAGTCACAACCACGAGCACGACATCCATTCCTCTCATTGGTCAGCTTGGCTTCATTCCAGTAGTATTTGTACCATACTGTCCGGGCAACGACGAGACGGACAGCGAAAACATGAAAGACATGTTCCCCTCTGCAATGCCTGTCCCATATGCATGCGACACGTGCGGTTTGCAAACCGGAAAAATCGAAACGAAGCTTCTCAGCGTGAATCAGCTTGGCAATATAGAGAATCTTCGCGAGGCCTTGCGGCAAGCAAAACTTGGCTTTTTAAATGTTTCAGCACGGCGTCGGACGGAAAGGAGGGGGGCGAAGAGTCGGCACGTCAAGTGA